From a single Natronorubrum tibetense GA33 genomic region:
- a CDS encoding polysaccharide deacetylase family protein, which produces MRRRTYLATATGATAATVAGCLGLGGSDTDEEANDDETDDDGPPALDGPDEDGTLDDFDDLGAWTVISGSMSAEEEQAVAGDQSVLLETDADDQQARIVRELPEPVDCSTVNLGLAVASEETITPILQLFDDDGNVIDYRATIHSGGLQRCNFGVSGMDSSIELTEITDIHIAFLSAEDSEDRLLLDDLYAVPRPDDGQVMIQFDGGHESIESEGLPILQEYDYPATVFVPTDLVREDDDAEGDYLTEDQVEELDDAGCTIASYAANGQILDNYDEDDQADQLTDAQEWLEDEGYDNGARYFSYPAGQYDEDTLELVADTYDVGFAGHHPVQAHVVNAARYPRLLNPETEDAEEDLERTATLGGITTLCYYSLEDDDAVERLEETLDHLEDYVDEGELEVIMPDDLETQYVYDGE; this is translated from the coding sequence ATGAGACGCCGGACCTATCTCGCGACGGCAACGGGGGCGACTGCAGCGACCGTAGCAGGCTGCCTCGGACTCGGTGGTTCCGACACCGACGAGGAGGCGAACGACGACGAGACCGACGACGACGGCCCACCCGCACTCGATGGACCCGACGAGGACGGGACACTCGACGACTTCGACGATCTCGGCGCGTGGACGGTGATCAGCGGCTCCATGTCGGCCGAGGAGGAGCAGGCCGTCGCGGGAGACCAGTCCGTGCTGCTCGAGACCGACGCCGACGACCAACAGGCCAGAATCGTCCGCGAACTTCCCGAACCCGTCGACTGTTCGACCGTGAATCTCGGACTGGCCGTCGCGAGCGAGGAGACGATCACGCCGATACTCCAGTTGTTCGACGACGACGGCAACGTGATCGACTACCGTGCGACGATTCATTCCGGCGGGCTGCAACGCTGTAACTTCGGCGTCTCGGGGATGGACAGCAGCATCGAACTGACCGAGATCACCGACATCCACATCGCATTTCTCTCTGCCGAAGACTCCGAAGATAGGCTGTTGCTCGACGATCTCTACGCGGTCCCCAGACCCGACGACGGGCAGGTGATGATCCAGTTCGACGGCGGTCACGAATCGATCGAGTCCGAGGGCCTGCCGATTCTTCAGGAGTACGACTACCCCGCCACCGTGTTCGTTCCAACGGATCTGGTCCGCGAGGACGATGACGCCGAAGGCGACTATCTCACCGAGGACCAGGTCGAGGAACTCGACGACGCCGGCTGCACGATCGCGAGTTACGCGGCGAACGGACAGATACTCGACAACTACGACGAGGACGATCAGGCCGATCAGCTCACCGACGCACAGGAGTGGCTCGAGGACGAGGGCTACGATAACGGGGCCCGCTACTTCTCGTATCCGGCCGGTCAGTACGACGAGGATACCCTCGAGCTCGTCGCGGACACCTACGACGTCGGGTTCGCCGGACACCATCCCGTACAGGCCCACGTCGTCAACGCGGCTCGCTATCCCCGCCTTCTGAATCCCGAAACCGAAGATGCCGAGGAGGACCTCGAGCGAACGGCGACACTCGGCGGGATCACCACGCTCTGTTACTACTCGCTCGAGGATGATGACGCGGTCGAGCGGCTCGAGGAGACGTTGGACCATCTCGAGGACTACGTCGACGAGGGTGAACTCGAGGTCATCATGCCAGACGATCTCGAGACCCAGTACGTGTACGACGGCGAGTAG
- a CDS encoding carboxypeptidase regulatory-like domain-containing protein, whose amino-acid sequence MSGIDDNEGIRTRALPVPAVIVVVVTVVLFTAAVGFAAGSVGAGDGSADRTDRTQFVNPSLETVDDQSASLSTAETVSSDYVVTADDTEAEPGERVTVDVEAKALIDDDAEITGYELLVEYDDESLAFTDAETFLADDDDLDVESNDSSATVELDPSAFEIVGDELIAAATGGDSSVEMDVTIVTLEFVVVGEHGESADIDFEQESTMQSGATALSEYDDDELHWDGTTVDIPEADDEDSDGDGDDGISDDVQVGELSAVSQGGFVAFDEETESEAESEGVPFPVDDDGDTPVELTGAIFDDGTWESTDVSFPTLDAGAADAEVEARDGLSGEIDQESDELTVEGELTVLVDGDEDRQFSFDIEAVTADSGELSGSADFGSSPATVSAVDNEYVVEDRTGDSVVDGSLGLPSTQEGHNWLQLDLEIETEEVDVATGQAAGVVEDESGESIEGATVEVVDGVGATETDGDGAYELPVEVGTHELRFDSDSHAEKTVTVDVTEAETTERDVTLEAGDAEFDVEIDAEDVTAAETLVVTGTVHNVGTGVGSQAVTVSVGEESTTETVDLAGDESETVSLEWDVDENDVGEYTATIESVDDSASTDARVNEPTDSVDGSNGTEDEQPDGENTFAAHSQGGFISFAEDTDREGALEAGLGFPAEGDDDEHIRIVGTINDDGSWESTSTSFPNLETDSGIEAEVDAPDGLEGTIDDETGEMTVEGALDVAIEGDDDRQFTFEIATTTGESGSLSGTSDLDEDGGTVTVVDNEFLVDDTTGDSIIDSELDLPATEEGTNWFELELETELDVDEETAAEASETDEEDSGDEEDEADDGTTGAGAGIVTGLGLIVGLLSVVSASGLLLAGGIGRFSS is encoded by the coding sequence ATGTCTGGGATAGACGATAATGAAGGTATCCGAACGCGAGCGCTACCGGTTCCGGCAGTCATCGTCGTAGTAGTCACTGTGGTTCTCTTCACGGCGGCGGTCGGGTTCGCCGCTGGGTCCGTCGGCGCCGGCGACGGCTCAGCCGACCGAACGGATCGAACGCAGTTCGTAAATCCATCGCTCGAGACCGTCGACGACCAGTCGGCATCGCTATCGACCGCCGAAACGGTATCCAGTGATTACGTCGTCACGGCCGACGATACCGAGGCGGAACCGGGCGAACGCGTCACGGTCGATGTCGAGGCCAAAGCGCTGATCGACGACGACGCAGAGATCACCGGCTACGAACTGCTCGTCGAGTACGACGACGAAAGCCTCGCGTTTACCGACGCCGAGACGTTCCTCGCTGACGACGACGATCTCGACGTGGAGTCGAACGACAGCTCGGCCACCGTGGAGTTAGATCCCAGTGCCTTCGAGATCGTCGGTGACGAACTGATCGCCGCGGCTACCGGTGGCGATTCGAGCGTCGAGATGGACGTCACGATCGTCACACTGGAGTTCGTCGTCGTGGGCGAGCACGGCGAGAGCGCCGACATCGACTTCGAGCAGGAGTCGACGATGCAGTCGGGTGCAACGGCGCTCTCCGAATACGACGACGACGAACTGCACTGGGACGGAACCACCGTTGACATCCCCGAAGCGGACGACGAGGACAGTGACGGCGACGGTGACGACGGAATTTCCGACGACGTCCAGGTGGGCGAGCTGTCGGCCGTAAGTCAGGGTGGTTTCGTCGCGTTCGACGAGGAGACCGAGAGCGAGGCGGAATCCGAGGGCGTGCCGTTTCCGGTCGACGACGACGGCGACACGCCGGTCGAGCTAACGGGAGCTATCTTCGACGACGGGACGTGGGAGTCGACCGACGTGTCGTTCCCGACGCTCGATGCCGGCGCGGCCGACGCCGAGGTCGAAGCGCGCGATGGGCTGTCCGGCGAGATCGATCAAGAATCCGACGAACTGACGGTCGAAGGAGAGCTAACCGTCCTGGTCGACGGCGACGAGGACAGACAGTTCAGTTTCGATATCGAGGCGGTCACGGCGGACAGCGGTGAACTGAGCGGGAGTGCCGACTTCGGTAGCTCACCGGCGACCGTTTCAGCCGTCGACAACGAGTATGTCGTCGAGGACCGAACCGGAGACAGCGTCGTCGACGGCTCGCTCGGACTGCCTTCGACACAGGAAGGTCACAACTGGCTGCAACTCGACCTCGAGATCGAGACCGAAGAGGTCGACGTGGCGACCGGGCAAGCCGCAGGCGTCGTCGAAGACGAGAGCGGAGAGTCGATCGAGGGTGCGACCGTCGAAGTCGTCGACGGCGTCGGCGCGACCGAGACCGACGGCGACGGTGCGTACGAACTCCCCGTCGAAGTCGGGACCCACGAGCTTCGCTTCGATTCCGACTCGCACGCCGAAAAGACTGTGACGGTCGACGTCACCGAAGCGGAGACGACGGAGCGGGACGTGACCCTCGAGGCGGGCGACGCCGAGTTCGATGTCGAGATCGATGCCGAAGACGTCACGGCGGCTGAAACGCTCGTCGTGACCGGAACCGTCCACAACGTCGGCACGGGCGTCGGCTCGCAGGCCGTCACCGTCTCGGTCGGCGAGGAATCGACGACGGAGACGGTCGACCTCGCGGGCGACGAGTCGGAAACTGTGAGCCTCGAGTGGGACGTCGACGAGAACGACGTCGGCGAGTACACGGCGACGATCGAGAGCGTGGACGACAGCGCGAGCACCGATGCCCGCGTCAACGAGCCAACCGACTCGGTGGACGGGTCGAACGGGACGGAAGACGAGCAACCGGACGGCGAGAACACGTTCGCCGCTCACAGCCAGGGCGGCTTCATTTCGTTCGCCGAAGATACCGATCGCGAGGGTGCGTTAGAAGCGGGTCTCGGGTTCCCCGCGGAGGGAGACGACGATGAACACATCCGGATCGTCGGCACGATCAACGACGACGGCTCGTGGGAATCCACCAGCACCTCGTTCCCGAACCTCGAAACGGACTCCGGCATCGAAGCCGAGGTCGACGCGCCCGACGGACTCGAGGGAACGATCGACGACGAAACTGGCGAAATGACGGTCGAAGGGGCGCTCGACGTCGCCATCGAGGGCGACGACGACCGGCAGTTCACGTTCGAGATCGCGACGACGACCGGCGAGAGCGGGTCCCTCAGTGGGACGAGTGACCTCGACGAGGACGGCGGCACGGTGACCGTCGTCGACAACGAGTTCCTCGTCGACGATACGACCGGCGACAGCATCATCGATTCCGAGCTCGACCTGCCAGCGACCGAGGAGGGGACGAACTGGTTCGAACTCGAACTCGAGACCGAACTCGATGTCGACGAAGAGACCGCCGCGGAGGCGAGCGAAACCGACGAGGAGGACAGCGGAGACGAGGAAGATGAGGCCGACGACGGGACGACCGGTGCCGGAGCCGGAATCGTGACCGGACTCGGGCTGATCGTCGGACTCCTGAGCGTCGTCTCGGCCAGTGGGCTCCTCTTGGCGGGTGGGATCGGACGATTCAGTTCGTGA